Proteins found in one uncultured Methanobrevibacter sp. genomic segment:
- a CDS encoding right-handed parallel beta-helix repeat-containing protein → MKAKKSIIMLMLVIFLFSLTSVCAGEMDDAMASDDTDQIVLSSNDGIAEDNLKTGDEKVTLGERDDSAESDVSLKSSEGDVLSSSGNFGELQKLIDDASENSVINLEHNYTYTVGTDTMTQGIFISKSLTINGNGFAINAQGQSRIFNIGSGITVALNNITFINGYVDGDGGAVYFGGSGEILNCNFINNNVTGLYGRGGAVEFTGEGKVTNCNFTNNTAAYYGSAVHFSQNGEVTKCNFTGNKAIGNMMTSAGAVVFENEGKLTNCTFTDNRAGDGAGAVRMVGSGTIINCNFTNNTAPRNGGAVYFMNDGAIINCNFINNTAKNGGAVYFGKSGNVTNCNFTNNGVIGEKSSGGAIYFNGAGNVTNCNFTKNSAYQGGAIFLNGAGNMINSIFTANRASRNGGAIYVEAQLTNNNFSSQFYNNYAGQCGGAILFHNSVQNNSFDCIFKDNYAGYGGAMFFSKNANANKIKGDFINNTAKSCGGAMFFYSTTDKNNFSGSFINNSALGQLDPTYGNGGAITFKNVSTNCVFTCDFINNSAVLNGGGVNYRESPSNITFNSNFINNTSPSGGGVNFFKTFENVIFNGEFIGNSATKYGGAIAAVEGIVRDATFKDNDASLEGGAIYFKNSGNVTNCKFENNFADFGGAVSANLVVNVVDCDFTANHASVEGGALYMGSGSIENSNFTNNIASNGEGSGDGGAVYIDGNATVVNSKFTGNKADAGSAIYFWALRDSKYSRSISHSTFLNNKANMDPISPFTLTVNGNNVEIAFVGNDNLLNAIFSRFNTDVSVTNVTYWGAKGIENTGSATIVPVMTYNEAGQNVTISGIVNGESVNISAITDADGKVTLKDASQDCWLIVSHDDDSYYSSGKKVLTTMKIIVVDGNVTVNVPSDVTGNVSVIINNVVYPVDIVNGTGSIKVPSMPSGPVTVVISNDSKYGNLSYDVIPTVPVSLDSNKNVNVFYLEPASYSVRVLVDKKPVSGIKVKFTVAGNTYYANTDAKGIATIKLSLAPGKYTITATYSGKTVKNTVTVKQIISDKKTTTVKKSKKTTLITITVKGHKVKQSGSVKFTYKGKNKVAVSFGKDMKKQTVTVKFKGKTYKVKVNAKGKGTLKLAKKVAKKLKKGKKYTSKVTYKGPKLYKKATLTVKFNGKNYKVKTNGNGIAKFKVTKKMVKKLKKGKTVAYTITYKKATLKRFAKIK, encoded by the coding sequence ATGAAGGCTAAAAAATCAATAATCATGTTGATGCTTGTTATTTTCCTGTTTAGCCTGACAAGTGTGTGTGCAGGCGAAATGGATGATGCGATGGCAAGTGATGATACAGATCAAATCGTGTTGTCCTCAAACGATGGGATCGCTGAGGATAATCTTAAGACAGGTGATGAAAAAGTGACGTTGGGTGAAAGAGATGACTCAGCAGAATCCGATGTCAGCTTAAAGTCATCCGAGGGTGATGTGTTGTCATCATCAGGGAACTTTGGAGAACTTCAAAAACTGATTGATGATGCTTCAGAAAATAGTGTAATCAATCTTGAACACAATTACACTTATACCGTTGGTACAGACACCATGACTCAAGGAATATTTATATCTAAGAGTTTAACAATCAACGGTAACGGATTTGCAATAAACGCACAGGGCCAGTCAAGAATTTTCAATATTGGAAGTGGCATCACTGTGGCTTTAAACAATATCACATTTATAAACGGATACGTTGACGGCGATGGTGGAGCAGTTTATTTCGGCGGATCAGGTGAAATTCTAAATTGTAATTTTATTAATAACAACGTAACTGGTTTATATGGTAGGGGTGGTGCAGTTGAATTCACTGGTGAGGGTAAAGTAACAAATTGTAATTTCACTAACAACACTGCAGCCTATTATGGTAGTGCAGTTCACTTCTCACAAAATGGTGAAGTGACAAAGTGTAATTTCACCGGTAACAAAGCGATTGGTAATATGATGACTTCTGCTGGTGCAGTTGTCTTCGAAAATGAGGGTAAATTGACAAATTGTACTTTTACTGATAACCGAGCTGGTGATGGGGCTGGTGCTGTTAGGATGGTGGGTTCTGGTACCATTATAAACTGTAATTTTACTAACAACACTGCTCCTAGGAATGGTGGTGCAGTTTACTTCATGAATGATGGTGCTATTATAAATTGTAATTTTATTAACAACACTGCAAAAAATGGTGGTGCAGTTTACTTTGGTAAGTCTGGTAATGTGACAAATTGTAATTTCACTAACAATGGGGTGATTGGTGAGAAAAGTTCCGGTGGAGCAATTTACTTTAATGGTGCAGGAAATGTGACAAATTGTAATTTTACTAAAAACTCTGCATATCAAGGTGGAGCAATTTTCCTTAATGGCGCAGGAAATATGATAAATTCTATTTTCACAGCCAACAGGGCATCTAGAAATGGTGGTGCTATATATGTTGAAGCTCAATTAACCAACAACAATTTTTCATCCCAATTCTATAATAATTATGCAGGACAATGTGGAGGAGCAATATTGTTCCATAATTCAGTTCAAAACAATAGTTTTGATTGCATTTTCAAGGACAATTATGCAGGCTACGGTGGAGCAATGTTTTTCTCCAAGAACGCAAATGCCAATAAGATCAAAGGTGACTTTATAAACAACACTGCAAAATCATGCGGAGGTGCAATGTTTTTCTACAGCACAACCGATAAGAACAACTTCTCAGGTAGTTTCATCAACAACAGTGCTTTAGGTCAACTTGATCCAACATACGGAAACGGTGGGGCAATAACATTCAAGAATGTTTCCACCAATTGTGTTTTCACCTGTGATTTCATTAACAACAGTGCTGTTTTGAACGGTGGAGGTGTAAACTATCGTGAAAGTCCTTCAAACATTACATTCAACAGCAATTTCATAAACAACACTTCTCCTAGTGGTGGAGGGGTCAATTTCTTTAAAACCTTTGAAAATGTGATATTTAACGGTGAATTCATTGGCAATTCTGCAACAAAATACGGTGGTGCAATAGCTGCAGTTGAGGGAATTGTCAGAGATGCTACATTTAAGGATAATGATGCATCATTAGAAGGTGGTGCGATTTACTTTAAAAATTCCGGTAATGTGACTAACTGTAAATTTGAAAATAACTTCGCAGACTTTGGAGGAGCTGTCAGTGCTAACCTGGTCGTTAACGTAGTTGATTGTGATTTCACAGCTAACCATGCATCAGTGGAGGGCGGTGCTCTCTATATGGGTTCAGGTAGTATTGAAAATTCCAATTTCACCAACAACATTGCAAGCAATGGTGAGGGCAGTGGTGACGGTGGTGCTGTTTACATCGACGGCAATGCCACTGTGGTAAATTCCAAATTCACAGGCAATAAAGCTGATGCGGGTTCTGCAATTTACTTCTGGGCTCTCAGGGATTCCAAATACTCAAGGTCCATTTCCCACTCCACATTCCTGAACAACAAGGCAAATATGGATCCTATATCTCCATTTACTTTAACAGTCAATGGAAACAATGTTGAAATCGCTTTCGTTGGTAACGATAATCTTTTAAATGCAATATTTTCCAGATTTAATACTGATGTCAGTGTCACAAACGTTACCTATTGGGGGGCAAAGGGCATTGAAAACACTGGTTCGGCTACCATTGTGCCTGTCATGACATATAATGAAGCCGGTCAGAACGTCACAATTTCCGGTATTGTTAACGGTGAGTCCGTAAATATCAGTGCAATCACCGATGCTGACGGTAAGGTCACTTTGAAGGATGCTTCACAAGATTGCTGGTTAATTGTCAGCCACGATGATGATTCATACTACTCTTCTGGCAAAAAGGTGTTAACAACTATGAAGATTATAGTCGTTGATGGTAATGTTACCGTAAATGTTCCAAGCGATGTCACCGGAAATGTGAGCGTAATCATAAACAATGTGGTTTATCCGGTCGATATTGTTAATGGTACTGGAAGCATTAAGGTTCCATCAATGCCGTCCGGTCCTGTAACCGTAGTTATATCCAACGACTCCAAATACGGTAATTTATCATATGATGTAATTCCAACTGTGCCTGTATCTCTTGACAGCAACAAGAATGTCAATGTATTCTATCTTGAACCTGCAAGCTACAGTGTCCGTGTACTGGTGGATAAAAAACCTGTTTCAGGTATAAAAGTCAAGTTCACAGTTGCGGGCAATACCTACTATGCAAACACTGATGCCAAAGGTATTGCAACTATCAAACTGTCTCTGGCGCCTGGTAAATACACAATAACTGCAACATATTCTGGCAAGACTGTCAAAAACACTGTCACTGTAAAGCAGATCATTTCCGATAAAAAGACAACAACAGTCAAGAAGTCCAAAAAGACAACCTTGATTACAATAACTGTCAAGGGCCATAAGGTAAAGCAGTCCGGCAGTGTCAAGTTCACCTACAAGGGCAAGAACAAGGTTGCGGTCAGCTTCGGCAAGGACATGAAAAAACAGACAGTCACTGTCAAGTTCAAGGGCAAAACCTACAAGGTCAAGGTCAACGCTAAGGGCAAGGGTACTTTGAAACTGGCCAAGAAGGTTGCCAAAAAGCTCAAGAAGGGCAAAAAATACACAAGCAAAGTGACCTACAAGGGACCTAAGCTTTACAAAAAAGCAACACTGACTGTCAAGTTCAATGGCAAAAACTACAAGGTCAAAACCAATGGCAATGGAATTGCAAAGTTCAAGGTAACCAAAAAGATGGTTAAAAAACTCAAGAAGGGTAAAACAGTAGCCTACACAATTACCTACAAAAAGGCAACCCTCAAAAGGTTCGCCAAAATCAAATAG